The genomic segment aggtttatttaataGATTACCTTTACAGACCTGTCAAATTTACCTATTTTAAGGTGCCatcacactacatgttcttgtcCATCACACTACAAGTTCTTGTCCATCACACTACATGTTTTTGTTTAATGtctaaatatcaaattttgctgTTGCTACGTTGCACACATAGTGTGATACGAATGAAACTAAGAGCGTGTCGAATGATAGCAATCTCCTATGGTAGATGTAAAAATGACATAGGGAGTGTTTTTTACACTGGagagaaaaaaatcttttttgttgccaatcgaccattttttacactgacaaattttgacgtttgtcTTCGTTTGTTTCgatttacaacaaaaacagctgtttATGTCTTTATCAGAAGGAATAGATTTCACCGATTACTTTTGTTTAGATactagattttaaagcaaatagacttgctgatttcattcagtaggactttCCCtcattaaggctggtactattgggctgcccaaaaactaattgcggattttttaaaagaaagtaaatgcatttttaataaaacatagaatgaactttaatcaaatatactttttttacactttttttctaaagcaagctaaaagcttctgataactgacagaagaaagaatgcaattacagagtcacaagctgtgaaaaaatttgtcaacgccgactatatgaaaaatccacaattactttttgggcaacccaatatattcgtttTCCACAGTAGAAAACACACATTTTTCAAGGCTACTTCTTTGTAACACtacaaaaatgtcaatgaatacataatatttttatgaacatttttttatatgaaatatgGGTATGTCCtattgaatgaaatcagcaatttttccttcaaaatctattatctaaaaaaagtaatcatgaaAAAATGTCGTGAAAAGCGAaaatagtaccagccattactAATggtaaaaatgtaataaaattgttatttgtgtGTCGTTCTAAAAAGTAATCGTAAAAAACATGGGTTTTCAATgctgaaaaacgaacatagtaccagccatgatacataaaaattacatgtgctattttgaacattatttttcatatgttagtttcatcTGCATCACACAACATGTAACACTCTATATgcgctaaatttgacatgtcataagacacctACATACCTTGTAATAGTCTTAAAAAAAACTGAACAATTCGATcacattcaaaataaaattatctaCATCGGCAACCCTAATCAAGCGTAATCGCACAGTAATGTCAACCAGTAGCCACGTCACGCAAGACTCAGCCATTTAGTTATACTATTGACAAACAAACAGTACGGCAACACCAATACGAAATCATAACATCTGAGCACGTCAGAAAAAATATAGAATAGAAATCATTATTCACATTATTTATCTTAAACCACCtagaaaataagcaaaattataCAGCTTCCTAATAAATCTTGAGTGAAAAGATAAATTCCATTTGAACAGATATGCCTTTGCCTAGTGGTGCATTTGGTCAACAAGGACCCTCATGCTTTGATAAAATGAAAACAGGCTTTACAATTGGATTCTGTGTGGGCATGGCCAGTGGAGCTTTGTTTGGAGGATTTTCAGCTTTAAGGTAATTTACGAATATTAAGAAAAATGTATAAACAAAGCATGCAAAGCAACGTGATACCGGTAAACCGCACACCATTACATAATGACGTAGTACACAAATTCATCTTTGTGACGCCATAAGTGCAAAAACACAATGCTATGGTTTTGTTTTGACTAGTGGCCTTTTTCGCTTGCTTTTCTATTTCTAGATACGGCCTAAGG from the Stomoxys calcitrans chromosome 1, idStoCalc2.1, whole genome shotgun sequence genome contains:
- the LOC106093682 gene encoding reactive oxygen species modulator 1, translated to MPLPSGAFGQQGPSCFDKMKTGFTIGFCVGMASGALFGGFSALRYGLRGRELINNVGKVMIQGGGTFGTFMAIGTGIRC